The genomic window CATTTCGGAAGAAGATTATGAAACAAACCCCATTGAACAAATTAATGCTGAAACCTACTGGCTTTTAGATCCCATTGATGGCACCTCAAGTTTTCTGGCAAACAAACCTGAATTCACAGTGAATATTGGTCTCATCCACCAAAAGTTTCCAGTCCTCGGGATCATCTACGCCCCAGCAACAGATGAACTTTATTACACATCAGCAGGTAAAGCCTATAAAAAATCCAAAGACACACTTCCTATTGAGCTTTCCCTACCAAAAGAAATACGCGAATCCATTCGGATCATTCTAGGACACTCCTCTGCCCGCATGCCCTTTATGGATCAATATTTAGAAAATCTATCTGTTGAAACCATCTCTTACCTTGGCAGCTCTCTTAAATTCTGCCGCATTGCAGAAGATATCTTCGATCTATACCCTAAGTTTGGCTCAACCAAAGAATGGGATACAGCGGCTGCGCAAGCGATTCTCGAAGCTGCAGGGGGGCACATCACCGACTTTCATGGTGAAAGACTTAGTTATGGCAAGCCTCATTTTAAAAACCCCTTTATGAAGGCCTTTGGCTCGATCAATCAATAATGGACTCTCTCATGCATCCCCCTCATTTCACCACTCTCTGCGCTGGCGCTGTTTTTATCTTACAAACAGCAACGCCTGAAGAAAAATCAAGCCTTAGTCGAAAGCTCGCAGCTCTTTGGCAAGAAGATCAAATTCCTTTAGGAGAAGCTGAACCGCCTTTAAGGCCAAATAGACCAGATAAACCTGATCTTTTGATGCCCAAAGATATGCCAAAAAGACGAAAAGCTGGAACACTTGCAAATAAAATTGCACTGCTCCACTCACTGGCTCATATTGAACTCAATGCCATAGATCTTTGCTGGGATATCATTGCGCGTTTTCCAGGAATGCCCAAGGCCTTTTATGATGATTGGGTCAAAGTTGCAGATGATGAAGCACGGCACTTTATGCTCATTCAAAACAGGCTCTTAGAACTAGAATCAGAATATGGGGCTTTGCCTGCTCACGATGGTCTTTGGGAAACAGCGATTGACACAAAAGATGATCTTCTGGCGAGGCTTGCCATTGTGCCTATGGTTCTTGAAGCACGCGGCCTTGATGTAACGCCTGGTATGGCGCAAACTTTTCGGAATGTTGACGATGACAAGACTGCAGATATTATTCAAATCATT from Alphaproteobacteria bacterium includes these protein-coding regions:
- the cysQ gene encoding 3'(2'),5'-bisphosphate nucleotidase CysQ, with protein sequence MIINETLHPESITELCQIALEAGDVAMHYYQKPLDVYRKSDGSKASIADKETEKVLITGIKSLSSLPIISEEDYETNPIEQINAETYWLLDPIDGTSSFLANKPEFTVNIGLIHQKFPVLGIIYAPATDELYYTSAGKAYKKSKDTLPIELSLPKEIRESIRIILGHSSARMPFMDQYLENLSVETISYLGSSLKFCRIAEDIFDLYPKFGSTKEWDTAAAQAILEAAGGHITDFHGERLSYGKPHFKNPFMKAFGSINQ
- a CDS encoding ferritin-like domain-containing protein, with product MHPPHFTTLCAGAVFILQTATPEEKSSLSRKLAALWQEDQIPLGEAEPPLRPNRPDKPDLLMPKDMPKRRKAGTLANKIALLHSLAHIELNAIDLCWDIIARFPGMPKAFYDDWVKVADDEARHFMLIQNRLLELESEYGALPAHDGLWETAIDTKDDLLARLAIVPMVLEARGLDVTPGMAQTFRNVDDDKTADIIQIIHDDEIHHVKYGKAWFDYLCEKDGLEPISTWQHLVLTYFKGKLKRPFNYTSRNLANFQAAFYDPISV